The following proteins are co-located in the Brevibacillus laterosporus DSM 25 genome:
- a CDS encoding chemotaxis protein CheW: MELNQDQLGLNQSQSEVEALSYILFTMGNETFGFPLENVLEIVKPMPITKVPKSPEYVEGVINLRGNILAILQIRKMFGLPSIELTEESRFIVLKIDGFEAGIVVDGVSEVAKIAPSSIKTAPPVVAGLDGSNLAGIAQEGERLLLLLDLPTIFAQWIQPVTSEA, encoded by the coding sequence ATGGAATTAAATCAAGATCAACTAGGCCTTAACCAATCGCAGAGCGAAGTCGAGGCCCTTTCTTATATTTTATTTACCATGGGTAATGAAACGTTTGGTTTTCCGTTGGAGAATGTCTTGGAGATTGTTAAGCCTATGCCTATTACAAAGGTTCCTAAATCACCTGAGTACGTAGAAGGTGTCATTAATCTGCGTGGGAATATCCTTGCTATCTTGCAAATCCGCAAAATGTTTGGACTACCATCCATTGAGCTTACGGAGGAGAGCCGCTTTATCGTTCTTAAGATAGACGGATTTGAAGCAGGTATCGTTGTGGATGGCGTATCAGAAGTAGCCAAAATTGCGCCTTCTTCCATAAAAACGGCTCCACCAGTTGTTGCAGGATTAGATGGCTCCAATTTAGCAGGCATTGCACAAGAAGGAGAGCGTCTGCTCCTCTTGCTTGATCTCCCTACTATTTTTGCCCAATGGATTCAGCCTGTTACATCAGAAGCGTAA
- a CDS encoding class I SAM-dependent methyltransferase yields MHYALDYYVKTAPSYQTATSIFKDEWISIFPAEYQVDGGFAPLFEDDRAIWAIDKLGGVAGKSVLELGPMEGAHSYLLEKKADAASILGIEANTKCFLRCLVTKEVTNLQRARYLCGDFVEFLKQTDQTFDVCFASGVLYHMVNPIMVLGLLKERCKQMYLWTHYFDENILQHSVDYRLRFSGSQSALEYGFAHTLYQHNYLQALDSNLFIGGTLPFSNWLSRQDLLAGLQHVGFQIDAISFDDPSYPNGPALAIVASVRE; encoded by the coding sequence ATGCATTATGCGCTTGATTATTATGTGAAAACAGCTCCTTCTTATCAAACAGCAACTTCTATTTTTAAAGATGAATGGATTAGCATCTTTCCAGCAGAATATCAAGTTGATGGGGGCTTTGCCCCCTTATTTGAAGATGATCGTGCCATCTGGGCGATTGATAAGTTGGGAGGAGTAGCAGGTAAATCGGTACTGGAATTAGGCCCGATGGAGGGGGCACATAGCTATCTGCTGGAAAAAAAGGCGGATGCCGCTAGTATTCTGGGAATCGAAGCAAATACCAAGTGCTTTTTGCGTTGTTTGGTAACAAAAGAAGTAACTAATCTGCAACGTGCACGCTATCTATGTGGGGATTTTGTAGAATTTTTAAAACAGACAGATCAAACTTTTGACGTTTGTTTCGCCTCTGGTGTCTTATATCATATGGTCAATCCGATTATGGTACTGGGATTGCTAAAGGAACGATGCAAGCAAATGTACTTATGGACGCATTATTTTGATGAAAATATCCTACAGCACTCGGTTGATTATCGTCTGCGATTTAGCGGGAGCCAATCAGCTTTAGAGTATGGCTTTGCCCACACGTTATATCAACATAATTATTTGCAAGCACTGGATAGTAACCTGTTTATTGGTGGAACACTCCCCTTTAGCAATTGGTTGAGTAGACAGGATTTACTTGCAGGTCTGCAGCATGTTGGTTTCCAAATAGACGCAATTAGCTTTGATGATCCGAGCTATCCTAATGGTCCGGCTCTTGCCATAGTTGCAAGTGTTCGAGAGTAA
- a CDS encoding non-ribosomal peptide synthetase, which yields MLTKMSLVQEKRDKTYEQALELTNVEKSLWIAHQMNPASCNEPLGIKMQGEVSLFLLQEALDRIVQRHPALRMIFVRQDEEIPQKMILPQVDVPITPHDFASIPLLEKENMIQDTLELLRIEAFSLEEGPLLRPHLIKISNEEYLFFIVFHHIIYDGWSSGIFLRELATFYTALKRKEEIDHNNQEDKVIAKILQATEMGALTYHESDTYWVNKMQGSIPYVGFSSDLSPSKGLSYQGDYVSCLLDSALMRRVEKYSKDMQISVYRVMLTAYFILLHQMTMEEDIVVGMPVNLRPRKDFEEIFGYYINTLPIRISLADVQNYDQLLKQVDQNVREALQHQNYRSEYLIENTNSAEKGDRPIVSTVFNMVGLPTIELEGLEAEVTYQFKRTTLFDIVWRVVKSQEKEYMIEVDFNTDLYHSNTIEDLLQHYIHTLETLIQNPEASLHTLSFLIEQDYEIYGKINHNHSDFPTTKTLDQLIDDQASQFPDRLAITMGEEAITYKQLQDRTNQLAHYLLQHHLKKGERVAIVMDRHIDTIVAMIAILKAGGAYVPIDPDFPAERIQYMVTDSGATHLITRRKWAHKLQTDFGCCLLWEEIPTDLSVDSVESFHIAEDIAYMIYTSGSTGNPKGVLLSHTGVVNLIYSLKDKYKLTEKDVYLQFASFIFDASVWEIYSSLLCGGRLHLLSDLDRTSPENFIQTVKSVKANYCVLPVIYFKQLSQLPEETLEQLHSFKAIFIGGETLSPEAVRMWQRKLGTKILIANAYGPTEATVCKTIYDIKEMLPEEKQSIPIGMPLANSEISILNKHGMLCPINVPGEIIIGGVGLAKGYLNQAEQTEAAFVSLALPNQPEKRFYRTGDIGRILQDGNLEFMGRMDHQVKIRGYRIELDEIETVLLQHPKVKDSAIVVYRDDHDRTRLVAFYITADSVEEASTDELVTYLNQRLPVYMVPEHFYSLSSMPLSPSGKVDRKSLAQEARSLLATENKTYISPNTSTERAVVKIWAKVLLIEEAKISINDDFFALGGHSLIAIKVINQVYKQLKAKIELKDLFRYRTVERLAIFIDEQATTNTAHQINTDKNLLPHVIEQEHYTLSNAQKRLWFLEKWNNSAGVYHVPIQVKIRPGLDPDLFRQALEMLTDRHEILRTTFVEFQGEPRQIIHNTGELAFYHKDVSHLCEEEQIALIETEIRNDVKEPFDLSNGPLFKISVYSLTDELSHLYLNFHHLITDEWSLQLLLQECMEVYHAYEQENQPTLQPIEHRYIDYAEWQEQKLKEGYWKVEESYWLEQLKGPLPVLELPMDFIRPKEQTFEGETIDFPLTKKLTQQLKEVGKEESVTMNMLLLAAYFKLLSHFSGQEDIIVGTPIAGRIHESLEHIQGFFVNTLAIRMDIQCMDTLQQLIQKVKETTLSAYHHQAYPFDSLIELINPDRAENQTPIFSTMFTFENNLNLEQGDYQLEVLPCDIHTSKFDLSLAVNEKNQQLHLTFEYNKDLFTQATISRFARSLEKILEAIINQRLSAPHLLDLLTDEEKHLYQEVNRTQAAFPSDQTIQERFYEQASKYPSKVAISMGEHSLTYEEVDQASNQVAHYLRLKGMRPQEKVAILLDRSIESIIAMLGILKAGGAYVPIDTGYPKDRIEYILEDSKTSYMITRDAQMKGLSRYTGVIVRMEDVYKLEQTNYVETLNTSEDLAYVIYTSGSTGKPKGTLLRHRGVLNLIQWRKDQFQVNSEDTFVQFASFSFDTSVSEIFSALLHGARLHILSEDERYSVSAYAHAVQKVQATITDLPIVFFHNVIASLSNTEAEMIKTLRMMMVGGEALLAESVRAWQNRFGQQTLIINEYGPTEATVSATFYPINRIEPEQKNVPIGKPLANTKIHILHSQKTPCPIGAIGEIYIESVGLSPGYWNQEQKNEEVFISNPFSHEFADILYRTGDLARWLPDGNIEFVGRRDDQIKIRGYRVELGEIEETLLQHPLIQQSVVLAVDSATGKVLVSYYTTNGKQEIEVNELNSYLSGTLPEYMLPRHYIHLEELPLTPNGKVDRKSLMQNSPHLVTKERTFTMPETEMQIEIAQIWEQVLDVKPVGLDDDFFELGGHSLKIMPVLVQLKPKYPMIRIQDFFKFRTVAKLAQYLEEKTEESAQIVEQQSQIATKPVTNHIQKKKRERSVSSITVNIPKGVFLTGATGFLGAYILKELLEIPSISIYCLVRKTGDASIDRKLAEKMVFYFGQGILSQMKGRVFTVEGDLSSKSLGVDYLTWDHLVGKIDSVIHCGGEVRHYGDREHFHKVNLDSTNELIQLSKKLKARFHYISTLSVVGHSIHDPEEFLFYETDFDRGQEIENVYVESKFLSEKSVRQAIEEGLDATIYRVGNLVGHSVTGKFQYNIHENAFYRLLKALFLLRVAPSIPGYMDITPIDYGSKAIVQLACQLETIGETLHICNPDQIPWEDFIRNVQQAGYPISLIQAEEYIQTLYQGDLSDEQQQALELILPSLEASEGMSISIPDCTLTQEFLQRTSVVCPKPTEQLIRGMIEYAIEVNFFPTIQETVLK from the coding sequence ATGTTGACAAAAATGAGTCTCGTGCAAGAAAAAAGGGATAAAACTTATGAACAAGCCCTTGAACTAACGAACGTAGAAAAATCTCTTTGGATAGCACACCAAATGAATCCAGCGTCATGCAATGAACCTCTTGGAATTAAGATGCAAGGGGAAGTTTCTCTTTTCCTTTTGCAAGAAGCTTTAGATAGAATCGTTCAACGACATCCAGCTTTGCGTATGATCTTTGTTCGCCAAGATGAAGAAATCCCGCAAAAAATGATTTTACCTCAAGTAGATGTCCCAATAACTCCGCATGATTTTGCATCTATCCCGTTGTTAGAGAAAGAAAATATGATTCAGGATACATTAGAGCTTTTACGAATAGAAGCATTTTCGCTGGAAGAAGGACCATTATTACGCCCTCATTTAATTAAAATAAGTAACGAAGAATATCTATTTTTTATTGTTTTCCACCATATCATTTATGATGGATGGAGCTCTGGTATCTTTTTACGCGAACTGGCTACCTTCTATACAGCCTTAAAAAGGAAGGAAGAAATTGATCATAACAATCAAGAAGATAAAGTAATTGCTAAGATCCTACAAGCTACTGAAATGGGAGCATTAACTTATCATGAATCTGATACATACTGGGTAAATAAGATGCAAGGCTCTATTCCTTACGTGGGATTCTCTTCTGATCTTTCTCCTTCTAAAGGCTTGTCTTATCAAGGAGATTACGTAAGCTGTCTACTTGACTCTGCTCTGATGCGAAGGGTGGAGAAATATTCGAAAGACATGCAGATAAGTGTGTATCGTGTTATGCTAACGGCCTATTTTATCCTTTTACATCAAATGACTATGGAAGAAGATATCGTAGTTGGGATGCCTGTAAATCTAAGACCTAGAAAAGATTTTGAAGAAATTTTTGGTTATTATATTAATACTCTTCCTATCCGTATTTCTTTGGCTGATGTTCAAAATTATGATCAATTACTTAAGCAAGTTGACCAAAATGTTAGAGAGGCATTGCAACATCAAAACTATCGAAGTGAATATTTAATAGAAAATACCAATTCAGCTGAAAAGGGAGATAGACCGATAGTTTCTACTGTATTTAATATGGTAGGTCTTCCTACAATTGAACTTGAAGGACTTGAAGCGGAGGTAACTTACCAATTCAAACGTACGACGCTATTTGATATCGTGTGGAGAGTAGTAAAAAGCCAAGAGAAGGAGTATATGATAGAGGTAGATTTTAATACCGACTTATATCATTCGAATACGATTGAAGACCTTCTACAACACTATATTCATACATTAGAAACCTTAATTCAAAATCCCGAAGCATCTTTACATACATTGTCATTTCTTATTGAGCAGGATTATGAGATTTATGGAAAAATAAATCATAATCATTCGGATTTTCCGACAACGAAAACGTTGGATCAGCTTATAGATGATCAAGCTTCTCAATTTCCAGACCGACTAGCGATTACTATGGGAGAGGAAGCTATTACTTATAAACAATTGCAGGATCGAACGAATCAGCTAGCTCATTATCTTCTTCAACATCATCTCAAGAAAGGTGAGCGGGTTGCCATAGTAATGGATCGTCATATTGATACCATCGTTGCCATGATAGCGATCTTAAAAGCAGGTGGAGCTTATGTCCCTATTGATCCAGATTTTCCTGCCGAACGCATACAATATATGGTTACAGATAGCGGAGCAACTCATTTGATAACGAGAAGGAAATGGGCGCATAAGCTTCAGACTGATTTTGGATGCTGTTTATTATGGGAAGAGATACCTACAGATCTTTCTGTTGATTCAGTTGAATCGTTTCATATTGCTGAGGATATTGCTTACATGATCTATACCTCAGGATCGACTGGTAATCCAAAAGGTGTATTATTGTCCCATACTGGAGTTGTAAACTTAATTTACTCTTTAAAGGATAAGTACAAATTAACAGAAAAAGATGTATATTTACAATTTGCTTCCTTTATTTTTGATGCCTCGGTGTGGGAGATTTACTCTAGCCTGCTATGTGGAGGAAGACTTCACCTGCTTTCAGATCTAGACCGAACATCTCCAGAAAATTTCATCCAGACCGTGAAAAGCGTCAAAGCAAATTATTGTGTTCTTCCAGTCATTTACTTTAAACAATTATCACAATTGCCTGAGGAGACTTTAGAGCAATTACATTCATTTAAAGCAATTTTTATTGGCGGTGAAACATTATCACCAGAAGCAGTACGTATGTGGCAGCGTAAGCTAGGAACGAAGATTCTAATAGCTAATGCCTATGGACCTACAGAAGCCACTGTTTGTAAAACCATCTATGATATCAAAGAAATGCTGCCAGAGGAGAAACAGAGTATCCCAATAGGAATGCCTCTAGCAAACAGCGAGATCTCTATTTTAAATAAACACGGCATGCTCTGCCCAATAAATGTCCCAGGAGAAATCATTATTGGGGGAGTAGGATTAGCAAAAGGTTATTTAAATCAAGCTGAACAAACAGAGGCAGCTTTTGTTTCACTTGCTCTTCCTAACCAACCAGAGAAAAGGTTTTATCGGACTGGGGATATAGGGCGTATTCTACAAGATGGTAACTTGGAATTTATGGGGCGTATGGATCATCAGGTGAAAATTAGAGGCTATCGAATAGAACTAGACGAGATTGAAACGGTTTTATTACAACATCCCAAGGTTAAGGATTCTGCTATCGTTGTTTATAGAGACGATCATGATCGTACTAGATTAGTAGCTTTTTATATCACTGCTGATTCTGTTGAAGAGGCATCAACGGATGAATTAGTAACCTACCTGAATCAAAGGCTGCCCGTTTATATGGTACCGGAGCATTTCTATTCTCTTTCATCAATGCCTCTCTCACCTAGTGGAAAAGTGGATCGGAAGTCATTAGCTCAAGAAGCTAGATCACTTTTAGCAACGGAGAATAAGACATATATATCACCCAATACGTCTACAGAAAGAGCTGTAGTAAAAATTTGGGCAAAAGTGCTTTTGATAGAAGAAGCAAAAATCAGCATTAATGATGATTTTTTTGCACTAGGAGGTCATTCATTAATAGCTATTAAGGTAATCAATCAGGTATATAAACAGCTGAAAGCCAAAATCGAGCTTAAGGATTTATTCCGGTATCGTACGGTTGAACGCTTGGCTATATTCATCGACGAGCAAGCTACTACAAATACTGCTCATCAAATAAACACTGATAAGAATTTATTACCACACGTAATTGAACAAGAGCATTATACATTATCAAATGCCCAGAAAAGGCTATGGTTTTTAGAAAAATGGAATAATAGCGCTGGCGTTTATCATGTTCCGATACAGGTGAAAATCAGACCAGGCCTTGATCCTGATCTGTTCAGACAAGCTCTAGAAATGCTGACTGATCGACATGAAATTCTGCGTACTACATTTGTGGAATTCCAAGGTGAACCTAGACAGATTATACACAATACTGGCGAGTTAGCATTTTATCATAAGGATGTATCTCATTTGTGTGAAGAAGAGCAGATCGCTTTGATTGAAACAGAGATACGAAATGATGTAAAAGAGCCATTTGACTTGTCTAATGGACCTTTGTTTAAAATCTCGGTATATTCGCTTACGGATGAGTTGAGCCATCTATATTTAAATTTTCATCATCTTATCACGGATGAATGGAGTCTACAGCTACTCCTGCAAGAATGCATGGAGGTGTATCATGCCTATGAGCAAGAGAATCAGCCAACCTTACAACCTATTGAGCATCGGTATATTGATTATGCAGAATGGCAAGAACAAAAGCTCAAGGAGGGCTATTGGAAGGTTGAAGAGTCATATTGGCTTGAACAGCTAAAAGGACCTTTACCAGTCCTAGAATTACCTATGGATTTCATTCGACCTAAAGAACAAACCTTTGAGGGCGAGACCATTGATTTCCCACTTACTAAAAAGCTCACCCAGCAGCTAAAGGAAGTGGGAAAAGAAGAAAGTGTTACGATGAATATGCTATTATTGGCAGCTTATTTTAAACTTCTAAGCCATTTCTCTGGACAAGAAGATATCATTGTGGGGACTCCTATCGCTGGGCGAATACATGAATCCTTGGAACATATACAAGGTTTTTTTGTAAATACATTAGCTATTCGGATGGATATTCAATGCATGGATACCTTGCAACAGCTTATCCAAAAGGTAAAGGAGACCACCTTATCGGCTTATCATCATCAAGCTTATCCATTTGATAGTTTAATAGAGCTGATAAATCCTGATCGGGCTGAAAACCAAACACCTATCTTTTCAACCATGTTTACCTTTGAAAATAATCTGAACCTAGAGCAGGGTGACTATCAATTAGAAGTGCTTCCATGCGATATCCATACAAGTAAATTTGATCTTTCCCTAGCCGTAAATGAGAAAAATCAGCAATTACATCTTACGTTTGAATATAACAAAGATTTATTTACACAAGCCACCATCTCTCGATTTGCTCGTAGCTTGGAAAAAATCTTGGAAGCGATCATCAACCAGCGACTGTCTGCACCACATTTGCTAGATTTATTGACAGATGAGGAAAAACATCTGTATCAGGAAGTAAATCGTACACAAGCAGCGTTTCCTTCCGATCAAACCATTCAAGAACGGTTTTATGAACAGGCAAGCAAGTATCCTAGTAAAGTAGCAATTTCAATGGGAGAGCATTCCCTTACTTATGAAGAGGTAGACCAAGCTTCTAATCAGGTTGCTCATTATTTACGTCTTAAAGGAATGAGACCGCAAGAGAAAGTAGCCATATTACTTGATAGAAGCATCGAGAGCATAATTGCTATGCTAGGTATTTTAAAAGCAGGAGGAGCTTATGTTCCGATTGATACGGGTTATCCAAAGGATCGAATTGAATATATCTTAGAAGACAGCAAAACTTCATACATGATTACAAGAGATGCTCAAATGAAAGGCTTATCACGTTATACAGGTGTCATCGTACGAATGGAAGATGTGTATAAGCTTGAACAAACAAATTATGTGGAAACCTTGAATACTTCAGAGGATTTAGCCTATGTCATTTATACATCTGGCTCAACAGGGAAACCAAAAGGTACATTACTGCGCCATCGTGGAGTTCTTAATCTGATTCAGTGGAGGAAGGACCAGTTTCAGGTAAACAGCGAGGATACTTTTGTTCAGTTTGCTTCCTTTAGCTTTGACACTTCTGTTTCTGAGATATTTTCAGCTTTGTTACATGGAGCTAGATTACACATCTTATCTGAAGATGAGAGATATTCTGTCAGCGCATATGCTCATGCAGTTCAAAAGGTGCAGGCTACAATCACGGATTTACCAATTGTATTTTTCCATAATGTGATTGCTTCCTTGAGTAATACGGAAGCAGAAATGATCAAAACGTTACGTATGATGATGGTTGGAGGAGAAGCGTTACTAGCTGAATCTGTGCGAGCATGGCAAAACAGATTTGGTCAGCAGACGTTGATTATCAACGAGTATGGACCAACTGAGGCTACTGTTTCTGCAACTTTTTATCCAATTAATCGGATTGAACCTGAGCAAAAAAATGTTCCGATTGGAAAGCCTCTTGCCAATACCAAGATTCATATCCTTCATTCTCAAAAAACTCCATGCCCAATTGGTGCAATTGGTGAGATTTATATCGAGAGTGTCGGACTTTCGCCAGGATATTGGAATCAAGAGCAGAAAAATGAAGAAGTATTTATTTCCAATCCGTTCTCTCATGAGTTTGCAGACATACTTTATCGAACAGGTGATTTAGCAAGATGGTTACCAGACGGCAATATTGAATTCGTAGGTAGAAGAGATGATCAGATTAAAATAAGAGGTTACCGTGTAGAACTGGGTGAAATAGAAGAGACCCTTTTACAACATCCATTGATTCAGCAATCTGTTGTTTTAGCAGTAGATTCAGCAACTGGGAAAGTTCTTGTCTCCTATTACACTACGAATGGAAAACAAGAAATCGAAGTAAACGAGTTAAACTCCTACTTATCTGGAACGCTTCCAGAATATATGCTACCAAGGCATTACATTCATCTTGAGGAGCTTCCGTTAACGCCGAATGGTAAAGTCGATCGAAAAAGCTTGATGCAGAACTCTCCACATTTAGTAACGAAAGAAAGAACCTTTACTATGCCTGAGACGGAGATGCAAATAGAAATTGCGCAAATTTGGGAACAAGTGTTGGATGTGAAGCCTGTTGGACTAGATGATGATTTTTTTGAATTAGGTGGACACTCCTTGAAAATCATGCCTGTTCTTGTACAACTGAAGCCAAAATATCCTATGATTCGGATTCAGGATTTTTTCAAATTCCGTACAGTAGCAAAGCTTGCTCAATATTTAGAAGAAAAGACAGAAGAAAGTGCACAAATCGTTGAGCAACAATCTCAGATAGCTACCAAGCCTGTAACAAATCATATACAGAAAAAGAAAAGAGAAAGATCAGTGTCTAGCATTACTGTGAATATACCGAAAGGAGTTTTTCTTACTGGTGCTACTGGTTTCTTAGGTGCGTATATTCTGAAGGAACTACTTGAAATACCTTCCATTTCCATCTACTGTCTCGTACGTAAAACGGGCGATGCTTCAATTGATAGAAAACTAGCTGAAAAAATGGTCTTCTATTTTGGGCAAGGAATTCTTTCGCAGATGAAGGGTAGAGTTTTCACAGTGGAAGGTGACTTAAGCAGCAAGAGCCTAGGTGTAGATTATTTGACATGGGATCATCTGGTAGGGAAAATTGATTCGGTTATCCACTGTGGGGGAGAGGTAAGACATTATGGAGATCGTGAGCATTTCCATAAAGTAAATCTTGATTCTACGAATGAGCTCATACAATTATCGAAGAAGTTGAAAGCGCGCTTCCATTATATCTCCACATTAAGCGTGGTTGGACACTCTATCCATGATCCAGAAGAATTTTTGTTTTATGAAACAGATTTTGACCGTGGTCAAGAGATAGAAAATGTCTATGTCGAAAGTAAGTTTTTATCCGAGAAAAGTGTAAGGCAAGCTATTGAAGAGGGATTGGATGCTACCATTTACCGAGTAGGTAATTTGGTTGGACATTCTGTGACGGGTAAGTTTCAATATAATATTCATGAAAATGCATTTTATCGCTTATTAAAAGCCCTCTTCCTATTACGAGTTGCACCTTCAATACCTGGTTACATGGATATAACGCCTATTGATTATGGAAGCAAGGCTATCGTACAGCTTGCGTGTCAGCTAGAGACGATTGGTGAAACCCTCCACATTTGTAATCCGGACCAAATCCCTTGGGAGGATTTTATCCGTAACGTGCAACAAGCTGGATATCCAATTTCTCTCATTCAAGCGGAAGAGTATATTCAGACTCTTTATCAGGGAGACCTGTCAGACGAGCAACAGCAGGCATTAGAGCTGATCTTGCCTTCCTTAGAAGCTAGTGAAGGAATGTCTATTTCAATACCTGATTGTACGCTCACACAGGAATTTTTACAAAGAACCTCCGTTGTTTGTCCTAAACCGACGGAGCAACTTATTAGAGGTATGATCGAATATGCTATAGAGGTAAACTTTTTTCCTACAATACAAGAAACTGTCTTAAAGTAG
- the thpR gene encoding RNA 2',3'-cyclic phosphodiesterase yields MVKRLFIALHVPTDVIAYIEAAQLQVKQELSADRWQPLHNLHLTLHFLGDVDEQKIPELTKDIQIVSSIIRPFSLSIDHFGSFPQVGKPRVLWLGLQGNIESLQQMHLLLGKRLDRHQNIQYDKRSYEPHVTIARKPKLHEERSLPLADWSHRFLPHPKPSWRVEGITLFQSELRPEGAIHTPLFTSLLGETTNL; encoded by the coding sequence TTGGTAAAACGCCTATTTATAGCCTTACATGTTCCGACCGATGTAATTGCTTATATTGAAGCTGCCCAGCTACAGGTGAAGCAGGAGCTTAGTGCCGATCGATGGCAACCTTTACATAACTTACATTTAACCTTGCATTTTCTGGGGGATGTTGATGAACAAAAAATTCCAGAGCTTACGAAGGATATCCAGATTGTTAGTTCAATTATCCGTCCCTTTTCTTTGTCCATTGATCATTTTGGTTCGTTCCCTCAAGTAGGCAAGCCACGAGTATTGTGGTTGGGACTGCAAGGGAATATAGAGTCTTTGCAACAGATGCATCTCCTTTTGGGGAAACGCTTAGACCGTCATCAAAACATACAGTATGACAAACGATCGTATGAGCCTCATGTAACCATAGCACGCAAGCCAAAATTACATGAAGAGCGGTCCCTCCCGTTAGCCGATTGGTCGCACCGGTTTTTACCCCATCCAAAACCTAGCTGGAGGGTAGAAGGAATTACCTTATTTCAGTCGGAATTACGACCAGAGGGGGCTATTCATACTCCGCTATTCACTAGTTTATTAGGCGAAACAACGAACTTATAG
- the surE gene encoding 5'/3'-nucleotidase SurE yields the protein MRILLTNDDGIEALGIRTLAEALLPLQDLEIYVVAPSEERSGVGHGVTFREALAPAPHDFYGLPVKAWSVNGNPADCVKAAYYLLFKDQERPDLVLSGINVGANLGKDVYYSGTCSAAREAVILGIPAVALSYDNYHNPASFGEVGNIIKPLLKQFMEQTKQKQMPQKVFWNVNVPDLPQSQVKGIIPAVLAFDFYHDVYSPSDSGYFLGREYPDQLENQGTEEDFQLLKKGYTTVTPIHIDSTDRKLLEKMKEWPLLKK from the coding sequence ATGCGTATTCTACTTACAAACGACGATGGCATCGAAGCGTTAGGTATACGAACCCTTGCGGAAGCCCTTCTTCCTTTACAGGACCTTGAAATTTATGTGGTTGCTCCGAGCGAAGAGAGAAGCGGAGTGGGTCACGGTGTTACATTTCGTGAAGCATTAGCGCCTGCACCGCATGATTTTTATGGTTTACCAGTAAAGGCCTGGAGCGTAAATGGAAATCCTGCTGATTGTGTAAAGGCGGCATATTACCTGCTATTTAAAGATCAAGAGCGTCCAGACCTTGTGTTATCCGGAATTAACGTAGGTGCTAATTTAGGAAAAGATGTTTACTATTCAGGGACATGTAGTGCAGCTCGAGAAGCTGTAATTCTAGGCATACCAGCTGTTGCTTTGTCCTATGATAATTATCATAATCCAGCAAGTTTTGGTGAAGTAGGAAATATTATTAAACCCCTGCTAAAACAATTTATGGAACAAACCAAACAAAAACAAATGCCACAGAAAGTGTTCTGGAATGTAAATGTTCCTGATTTGCCCCAAAGCCAAGTTAAAGGAATAATCCCAGCTGTTCTAGCGTTTGATTTTTATCACGACGTGTACAGTCCATCAGACTCGGGTTATTTTCTGGGAAGGGAGTATCCTGATCAATTGGAAAACCAAGGTACGGAGGAGGATTTTCAGTTGTTAAAAAAGGGATATACGACTGTTACACCTATTCATATCGATTCCACTGATCGAAAGTTACTGGAGAAAATGAAAGAGTGGCCACTCTTAAAAAAATAA